In a single window of the Paenibacillus sp. MMS20-IR301 genome:
- a CDS encoding DUF6063 family protein gives MAFTYSNETVMQAFRLYSLLAMNGSAAKERLQEYMADDEVRGLVDQFASEVDCAVIAAGDELYLIPLVRLSPFHVSNDYMKRTYLRASAVNADLYLMYLAMIVLIGAFYDSYQSLEPTRNFLPLDEWAVLVQERIDSLKEHDEEQLKQFEREFSYNWSAIIEKWDTMDDIKETAKRQTGNTISRLSFLDTVRRFLLEQQLAEEVGPGELALTGKTKVIVGRYFMELEYNRGILEFLYSLDERKKNAKEEDQHAVDLEN, from the coding sequence ATGGCCTTTACCTATAGTAATGAAACGGTGATGCAGGCATTCCGGCTGTACTCCCTGCTTGCGATGAACGGATCGGCGGCGAAGGAGCGTCTGCAGGAGTATATGGCGGACGATGAGGTCAGAGGTCTGGTCGACCAGTTTGCATCTGAGGTGGATTGCGCAGTAATCGCAGCTGGGGATGAGCTGTATCTTATACCGCTGGTTCGTCTGTCCCCTTTTCATGTGAGTAATGATTATATGAAGCGAACCTATCTGCGTGCTTCTGCGGTAAATGCCGATTTGTACCTTATGTATTTGGCGATGATTGTATTGATCGGTGCTTTCTATGACAGCTACCAGAGCCTGGAACCGACCCGGAATTTCCTGCCGCTGGATGAATGGGCGGTGCTTGTACAGGAGCGGATAGATTCGCTAAAGGAGCATGATGAGGAGCAGCTGAAGCAATTCGAGCGGGAGTTCTCGTACAACTGGTCAGCAATTATTGAGAAATGGGACACGATGGACGACATCAAGGAAACGGCCAAGCGGCAGACAGGGAATACAATCAGCCGGCTCAGTTTTCTCGATACGGTAAGACGCTTCCTGCTGGAGCAGCAGCTGGCTGAGGAAGTAGGCCCGGGAGAGCTTGCGTTAACGGGGAAGACGAAGGTTATTGTGGGGCGGTATTTTATGGAGCTTGAATATAACCGGGGAATTCTGGAGTTTCTATACAGCCTGGATGAGCGGAAAAAGAATGCTAAGGAGGAGGACCAGCATGCCGTCGATCTCGAAAATTAG